From Syngnathus typhle isolate RoL2023-S1 ecotype Sweden linkage group LG5, RoL_Styp_1.0, whole genome shotgun sequence:
AGTCttgtcatatattttttttccagactcAAATTATGCACCTCCAAAGAAATTAGTTTGAGCACTTTGTGACTTTCTGTCTATGAAAAGTGCCATACAAATAAAGTTATTTCTTTGTTCAGCACGTACATCCCCAACAGGAAGTGGCACAGCCAAACGAGTCCTCAGTGCAACAAatcgagtaaaaaaaaacacaaaacatgcatacaaaaataataataataataaatcaaactaattaaATGACAAATATAATTTGGCAGTTAAATTATTTCTTGGCTTTACTTTTACTTACATAACTTGCAGTGTCCAAATTCTGCAGTTTTCTCACGCTTGTTCTCTACGCTGTCAAACCCTTTGTGCACTTCTACTATTTGTACACCTCAGTGAGGACCGTAAGGTGTCGTGCGAGAATTTGGACAGGGCCTTTGTTTCCCTTATggaaaaatgcaaatgtgttcTATTGCTGGTATTTGCATTTTGAAAGACTTTCATGGACAGGTGAATCTTTATTCACAAGGTGCTGCAGATTGGCAGGAATGTGTCTCTTTTGCTCACAGTTTACTTGACTTACTGTTAGTGCTGTTTAGCTAATTTTTATGTAGCACAACCACGTATCCAACCATGCGACAGTTAATTTGGATTTAACATTCAGCAGTTAGCACAGAAGAAAACAAGGCTATTTCACTACATACAATTTAAATGGGACATTCTATGAGTTAATATTTTTTGGGTTGGGTTCCCGGAGTGCCCGCTGAGCCGACAAGTGTGAAAATACATTGATTTCTAGTTTCCTTGATTGAAGGCCTTTTATTTCTATAATAAATTGTTCTATCACGTTGATGGATGAGAACTTGCCTGGCCAAGGTTAATTTCACGCAGTTTACTGACctcaatttgatttaaaaactgAAAATAATGTACAGTATGAAATCATGTTCCAGATGAATGATAGTACTGCACTTTCTAAGTTCCAACCTTTCGCAAATTTATGGTGGTATACACTGACTTGTGAAACAGTCTTGTCAAATAGCGCAACACACAAGAGCTCAGCCATCAACAAGCTGCCCAAattttttgcatttaaattgtGCTGTCTTTCCTGTTCTAACTGGTTTTTCTCCATAGTTTCTCTTTAAAGACAGAGATTATCTACCCGATCAAATCAGGGGCCCCCCCTCACTTGTTTTCTCACTCCTTTCTCCCACGTTAATGCTCTGTGATAAACAAGGGCCAGACAACAggtagttttttttctgtacactCTTGAATGATTTCCACATGAAACTGTGAAATGTGCCATCTTGTTCCCTCCCCAATTACTGAATCAATGGAAATTCTCAAATCAGTACCCATACGTGGCATGTCAGTGCCACTTGAACGATGTGTCTCCTGCCGGGGtaataaaatgagaaaaaagaCAAGTAAAGCAGCAATTGCTGAAGGTTTTTCCGTGTGCTTTTGGTTTGATGCACTGGTGGGAGATTCCGGTATGTACACTGCATGCTGGTTTTCttataggcaaaaaaaaaaagaatcatggaAGTCAATCCTAGTTTTGGCTAATGTAGCTTCATATTTGAGCACTAGTACCTATTTGTttctgtatgtgtatatatgaggccaggagaaaaaaaatgtaaatgcttTTCCATCATTTAATGTGACCTACAACAGATTTTGCCCAACAATTTTCCTTAAATTAAAACTAATAATGCATTCAATCCTTTTATAACATAAATCAAGACAAATTCAGCCACAAGAAATGATATAGTTAAGTAATGACGTCGAACATTGTTCTCTTGCGTActgaaatttgagatttttaggCTGACATTGATGACTCCGAATGGCAGATTTTCTTTTCACCTTCTGTAATGcttgaaaaaaaactttgtctcTAAGGTATGCAGGGCCAGGCCTTCATGTTACATCCTTGGCTTGGTTTGATTCATTGGAGTAAAATAGCGGTTGCGTTGCATTGCCGAGTCATGTAACATCGCCCGAGGCGCTAGTTTTTCTGACGAACGACAACAAATAACTTGCGTAAGGCAAAATATATAAACATTTATATGTCATAACAGTGGAATGTTGCTCAATATTCATGTAAGAGTAAAAGGTAGGTTGCATTAAAACCTCTCTGAGAAGAAGTTACTCAAGTAAGGGCAAGAGAGCCTGCCACTGATCACTTTCCTCCATTTACACATTTCAACTGCGTTTTTAGAAAAGATAGCAGGGCATGGATGTTTTTCTTCGTAAGATAACGCTTCTGTCCTGCCACGCCAGCCTTATCTCAGACATACTGAATGAAGCTGACCTGAGATTATTGTCACACGTAGTAGACGGCCAGTACTTCTTGCATCTCATTCGTGCAATGCTGCTGTCGGCTGCAGTTAGCAGTTTCCCTGCCCAGGGTTCTTCTCGTTTTTCCtctgtttttttgggggtgggtgATAAATTCTTAGTTATGCCACTGTTGTATCTTATTTTCTCCACTTGATAGTGACTTTTTACACTTTTTGTTTCTTGGTATATGTTTTAGATCAGTCTACTGACTGATAGCTTTGAACCGTTGTGTGTGGCGATTTCCCAATTGACACGAGTTTGAATTTCATTCCTTTCAAACACAGTCACAGAGCCAGTTAAAAGTTTTGCACACTGGCAACCTCATTGGTTTTCACGTCACCTTTcaagatgatttcattttttttccgtcGAGCTGTAAAGTCACATTAATGTTAGGAAAAgctttgaaataattttacctGGTCTCATCTTATAAATGGAACAACAAAAGCCGAACCTTTGAAAAAACAggagtgtgtagactttttacatCCACTGTGGTACATTGGAGACTGAAACAAGCGTATGTCTCTCCCCGTGATGTATGACAACATCTTTTTTTACCGCAGGTGTTGGCCTTGCCACAGTGGTTTTATCCTACATCTTCTGCACCTACTACAATGTGCTCATGAGCTGGGCCCTTTTCTATTTGTTCCACTCCTTTGGAGCACCACCTCCCTGGAGGACTTGCAACAACAGCTGGAATGTCTTAGAGAACTGTTCCAGTGGATTTCCCGGCAATGCCACTGATCTGCAGTCAGCGAGCCAACAGTTCTTTGAGTGAGAAGTGTTCATTTTCTATTGTTTGGATTTTTACCAACAGTACTTCACGTTTTATGTCACGGCCGTACTctaaaatggaaagaaaagatTGTATTCTTTCAATTCTACAAACAGCATTCCGTAATATAGGCATCAAAGACATTTTGGGGAACATGATTTAATTGTGCCAATCTATGAGAAATTGAAAACGAACATCAAAATCACATGTTCATAAACATCCCCACCCTTTTCACCTTTGTGAGTAATCACAGTCTTAGGTAAGGTTCCATTTGCAGTTGGTACATGTAACTTTCATTCATGCTCAAAGCACTGGCAGTTTGGATGGGGTGTGTCGGCGTACAGCCCTTTTCCAGGTCTCTCCAGAGACATTCAATCACATTCAAGTCTTGGCTCTGGTTGGTTGGTGCCACTCTAggaaatttacagagttagccTCAAGCCAgacccccccccgccctttttttaattttttttatccaagTTGTGTATTTTTCCACCGTACTTAGGTTCAATGTCCCGCAGGAAGATAAATCTTTGTTCCAGTCTGAAATTAAGAGAGCGCCAAAGCAGCTTTTGACCCAAAATATCAGTGTATACTTTTGCATCTACCTTTCCcgcaatcctttttttttccttccccacACAAACCCTCTCAGTCTCTGCCATTTGAAAACACTCCCATGCTTTACTGTTGTGATGGTATAGGCCAGCTGATGAGTGGTGCAAGGGTCACTCCCTACCAAAGAGTTCATTCCCAGTTTACACAATCAGTACTAAATGTCTTCCAAGGACAGCTGATGAAGTTCTTTGCCTCATTAGAACATTCAAAGCAGCAAAATTCCTTTCACACCCTACCACAGGACTTTACCTTCTGACAATAACGTGCACGGATAGCTGTAAACTTGATAGACAGGTGTGCACATTgacaaaccagcagacacagagacagcctcttcccccaggctgttgctctgatgaactcacaccactcttagagtctcagagtcattactgtgcaataacatcctgctctctacaccttttttgaattatcTACaatgtttgtactatgtgtcctctctgcatccattgcagcctggccatcctggaagagggaccctcccatcggtgttctcttctcaaggtttctcatttcccctagctggagttttgagtttttccttgccctcttgggagtttaagatcaggggatgcttgagaatatttgccatttttcacatgccctgagtgttgttagtcacctaaatgttgaacagaggctgtgatttaacgaagtcaaattccttgtttggcacgctcaaacatggcgaataaaaactcttgaatcttgaatgtgtAGAATTTTGAGGAAAGTTCAGACCTTTGTGGACAAACGCTTTAACAACCAAATCCAGAAAATAGGAAGCACTATAAATTCTGCTAAGCTCCTCATTTATACAACCCAAAATGTACATTATGTACATTTCACTTGGAATGTAAACTGATTTCTTTTGGCCTCTATGGTGTGGACTAATTAGCCCTCTGGGATAGTTTTTAACGATGGTTCATAGAGGGACAACAATGGGCTCCCACTGTTCTTATTGCTATTGTAcataaatgaaatattgaatGATTTGTATTTTTACCAGTCATCGGCTTCTGGAGAAAACCAGCGGCATTGAAAATGTTGGTGGTCTTCAGTGGGAACTCTTCGGGTATCTCCTACTTGCCTGGATCATTGTCTATTTATGCATCTTTAAAGGAGTCAAGTCAACTGGCAAGGTCAGAACATGCAAGATATGTTTGTTGATAAGATAATTCCAAACCTTTAAAATCTTAACATGGAAACATTTTTTGATGCATCTCCTATTGATTCCATCCTACAGGTTGTTTATTTCACAGCTACGTTTCCGTACTTCATCTTGTTTGCCCTGCTCATTAACAATATGCAGCTACCTGGTGCCAAGGAGGGTGTCCAGTACTTTGTGACTCCTGTCTGGCGAAAACTTTTTGAAGTGAAGGTGAAATATTCCGTAATCAAATTTGACTGTTGACTGTTTtacagtgtttatttttatttatttatttaaatttggtGTAAATGACACACTCTCCGTAACCTGGCTGTGTGTGGGAGGTGTACTTGAGCAAACATTTTTGCGGGATAAAGCAAGTAGGCAAATCCATCAATAATCTTTGGAAATAATAACATTGTTTGTACAAATTGTATTTGGAAAGGGGGAAAACGGTGGGGGATGTAGAGCTGGCAAGATTCAAAGTTCAATATTACCATCATAGCACATTTCTGGACAGTTGATtgataaaataatgacaaaCACATTGGGTacaaaagtatttttaattaattcattCGTCACCAAAGCATCGCACATACACTAATGTAAAGGAATCAGGGCAGTTGAAATCTTATGTTTATCCAGGCAAATTAAGTAAGAgtatttatgtttttgtttatttgtctgTTATCTTTGTTTTCCATGGCATCACACGCAGGTTTGGGTTAACGCAGCAGCCCAAGTATTCAATTCACTGGGAATTGCTTTTGGTTCAATGATTTCCATGGCAAGTTACAACAAGTTCAACAACAACATTGTCAGGCAAGCTGTCATGTtttttcatcaaatgtttttttttttttttgtgtgtgtctccaaATATAGTATCGGTAAATAGTCTATTTAATATTAGTTGTGTTTTCTTTCTATTGTAATCATTTGTAAAACTTTGTTTAGCCCAAAGAAATTGtcttccatttatttatttatttatttatttatttatttatttatttatttatttatttatttatttatttatttatttatttatttatttatttatttatttatttatttatttatttatttacacgtTTAATTGTGTATTTATTTCCCTTCTTCTCTTCCAGAGATGCTTTGATTGTATCGTTCATCAACTCATTCACAAGCATTCTGACTGGCTTTGTGATCTTCTCAGCTATTGGCTACATGGCACACATACATAATCTCCCTGTGGACAACATATCAACAGATGGTAGGACACGAAGATTCATGACTGAACAAATCACCTTTTGTGTCTTGAAAAACTTATTTCAATCCgtttagcacatctgcctcacagttctgatgTTGTGGTAGGTTGATTGATGGCTCAAAATTGGGCTTGGTCTTAGTATGTGCCTGCCATGAGACCAGCTATCGAGCGGTTCAACCCGCCTCTTGCCTGAAGCCAGTTGGGATAGGCTACAGCGTGTATGTAAAGCAATTAAGCACAACTTGTATAAGATTTTATCTTTGGTATTTTCCCGTGAATAGTACAAGCATGAAGACATTATTGTTAGCCAagcatgtggtttttttttttttttactgttacaCTTGACAGTGCCTGCATAATATTGTAAAATCCAACCCGAGATTACTAAACTATGAATGAATTATTGCTTTTCACACACtagtttggaaataaatggtGCATAAATTTGACTGGCAGAATATAAAGACATACACAGTTGGTTGACTAGATTTGTCAATTTATTATTGATAACCCCCAAGACAAAGGTTACCATAGAGGTGCTTTAATCCTACAAATCTTTGACTAGATTAGCAAAAGCCTGGTCTAGAATAGTCTAGAAATTATACTGTCtatattattattgtaattagAATCATGTTAAATTGTATGTATACCCCACAGAACATCACAGATGAATACCTATAGAAAGAAAATAACaactaaattgaaaaaaaaaaagatggtgtAAATTTTAAATGATTAAATGTCATCGTCTGACTTTCCTTTTTTAGGTCCTGGTCTAGTGTTTGTTGTTTACCCTGAAGCCCTCTCCACTATGCCCGCCTTTCAGCTGTGGGCTCCTCTCTTCTTCTTCATGCTGCTCTGTCTTGGTCTGGACAGTCAGGTCTGACCCGATAATTGCTCACTTAACACTTTCATTGTGATTTATGACTCGCAGCACATAATACCACGGTTTTTAGTTGAGGAATTTTGTAATTATGATTTGGCATGACTTCCAAAGGCCTGTACATGACTCA
This genomic window contains:
- the si:ch211-225b11.1 gene encoding sodium- and chloride-dependent GABA transporter 1 isoform X3, which codes for MTTSFFTAGVGLATVVLSYIFCTYYNVLMSWALFYLFHSFGAPPPWRTCNNSWNVLENCSSGFPGNATDLQSASQQFFDHRLLEKTSGIENVGGLQWELFGYLLLAWIIVYLCIFKGVKSTGKVVYFTATFPYFILFALLINNMQLPGAKEGVQYFVTPVWRKLFEVKVWVNAAAQVFNSLGIAFGSMISMASYNKFNNNIVRDALIVSFINSFTSILTGFVIFSAIGYMAHIHNLPVDNISTDGPGLVFVVYPEALSTMPAFQLWAPLFFFMLLCLGLDSQFATVEVALTFIKDEFKAQILQVFKREELLALVICVVSFLLGLPHVTKGGIYVFQLMDHYTAVVSLMFLAFFEVIAVCCFFGVCRISYMMEKMLGKSANIYFRICWMFMCPVLVLCILVSSIIQYVPVQYGTYRYPLWADCVGWCVSLLSLIWIPIGAIHEICNNKGSFLSRLKTALTTTLELDVEDSLPEKQNLGNPVAETSVALLNTTL
- the si:ch211-225b11.1 gene encoding sodium- and chloride-dependent GABA transporter ine isoform X2; translated protein: MERATGVHSGHGAFLIPYFIMLFLCGIPLLLMEFVIGQFTHLGPVHALAKVCPLLKGVGLATVVLSYIFCTYYNVLMSWALFYLFHSFGAPPPWRTCNNSWNVLENCSSGFPGNATDLQSASQQFFDHRLLEKTSGIENVGGLQWELFGYLLLAWIIVYLCIFKGVKSTGKVVYFTATFPYFILFALLINNMQLPGAKEGVQYFVTPVWRKLFEVKVWVNAAAQVFNSLGIAFGSMISMASYNKFNNNIVRDALIVSFINSFTSILTGFVIFSAIGYMAHIHNLPVDNISTDGPGLVFVVYPEALSTMPAFQLWAPLFFFMLLCLGLDSQFATVEVALTFIKDEFKAQILQVFKREELLALVICVVSFLLGLPHVTKGGIYVFQLMDHYTAVVSLMFLAFFEVIAVCCFFGVCRISYMMEKMLGKSANIYFRICWMFMCPVLVLCILVSSIIQYVPVQYGTYRYPLWADCVGWCVSLLSLIWIPIGAIHEICNNKGSFLSRLKTALTTTLELDVEDSLPEKQNLGNPVAETSVALLNTTL